One Brevinematia bacterium DNA window includes the following coding sequences:
- a CDS encoding O-antigen ligase family protein — MNQAGNKVLSITLALTIFLLLTSQLVLIPIIALLTLFTITSLKFKPNLSIEDLLFFLFIGVSTISIIFAKNKELAVGGVLVLVLYYFVFNLGKNWRWEYSGIYWGGLVAVIILTIFGAIFYLFPDLALFIRVENINLIEIPSAKFFSHNSVLRSPSITPNPVIFSSSVLYIIPVILSWLITKLNDKPIAFWISILALSIIEVMVLVLSNSRSFLILAPLATLAVLYFSRQHKSIFVFTVVSISVFVILLGYISNFIIERIKLIFEWKDYTSLFNRLDAYGLGLNLFQTNPIVGIGLINFKEHVAPYFGNYIHNLYLSILVETGILGLTAFTSLLAVSLHKAIKNLVAKFEITKLGYMVSIFSFLTHGLIDNTLYVVPLGLLFWLFLGISIQSLPKKESESYNSQRCLQNNKEFTLSPNKSNNLDTSQ, encoded by the coding sequence ATGAACCAAGCTGGAAACAAGGTCCTATCTATCACACTAGCATTAACCATATTTCTACTTCTAACCTCACAATTGGTACTAATTCCCATAATAGCACTTCTTACTTTATTTACCATAACCTCACTAAAGTTCAAACCGAACTTGTCAATAGAAGATCTTTTATTCTTCTTGTTTATAGGAGTCTCCACAATCTCTATTATTTTTGCAAAAAACAAAGAATTAGCAGTAGGTGGTGTTTTAGTTCTTGTTTTATACTACTTCGTGTTCAATCTCGGTAAAAACTGGCGATGGGAATATAGTGGAATATACTGGGGTGGATTAGTAGCAGTTATAATCCTTACCATCTTTGGAGCAATATTCTACCTATTTCCAGACTTAGCTCTATTCATTAGAGTAGAGAACATAAACCTAATAGAAATCCCATCTGCGAAATTTTTTTCACATAACTCGGTTTTAAGAAGCCCTTCTATCACTCCCAATCCTGTAATCTTCTCTTCCTCCGTTTTATACATAATCCCAGTCATCCTATCCTGGTTAATTACAAAACTCAATGACAAACCAATAGCTTTTTGGATATCCATATTGGCTCTTTCAATTATTGAAGTGATGGTTTTAGTTTTATCAAATTCTCGCAGTTTTCTAATTCTTGCTCCATTAGCAACATTAGCAGTTCTATACTTTTCTAGACAGCATAAAAGTATCTTTGTCTTTACGGTAGTATCAATATCCGTATTCGTAATCTTGCTAGGTTACATATCAAACTTTATAATTGAGAGAATAAAACTCATCTTTGAGTGGAAGGATTATACAAGTTTGTTCAACAGACTGGATGCCTACGGACTAGGTCTTAATCTGTTCCAAACTAACCCAATAGTTGGAATAGGACTTATAAACTTCAAAGAACATGTAGCCCCATATTTTGGCAATTATATCCACAACTTATATCTAAGTATTCTTGTTGAAACAGGAATTCTAGGGCTTACTGCATTCACAAGCTTACTAGCAGTGTCTCTACACAAAGCGATAAAAAACCTAGTAGCAAAGTTTGAAATAACTAAACTTGGTTACATGGTAAGCATATTCTCATTTTTGACTCACGGACTAATTGACAACACCCTCTATGTAGTTCCCTTAGGTTTACTATTTTGGTTGTTCCTAGGAATATCTATCCAAAGTTTGCCCAAGAAAGAAAGTGAAAGCTACAATTCCCAACGATGTCTCCAGAACAATAAGGAGTTCACACTTTCACCCAATAAATCAAACAACCTTGATACTTCTCAATAG
- the lysS gene encoding lysine--tRNA ligase, whose amino-acid sequence MSESLKNIRINKIQDLERMKIEAYPYKFTTNTTIKQTRERYELDPKEISVGVIGKIKRISNTDDGLMIRLEGNEKQITVYVNKEYAGEFTEKKSGDEIFIKGKVKRVNDNLSIEYDPTLEIPFQTSIESIVNMFDIEPSYEEISIAGRIVAIRDQGKAIFAHIRDIESKIQIYVKKDIVGEDKFKLFKDFVDVGDIVGVKGRIFRTKTGELTVEVEHFEMLSKCLNELPEKWHGVKDPEVRYRQRYLDLIANPEIGQIFTKRAKIINKIREYFNSKGFYEVETPILSHIASGASAKPFTTYHNALDQTLYLRIAPELFLKKLIVGGFTKVYEIGKNFRNEGIDTQHNPEFTMMEFYVAYWDYNDLMTFSEEFLSWLVAEINGSHKVKFGEYEIDFTPPFRRIKYFDYLYEQTGKTKEFFLNEDNTRDFARKLGIKEDKLTFPKVIDKIFSHFSEGKFINPTFVTDFPKILSPLAKTHRSDPDLVERFELFAGGLEISNAYTELNDPIDQRKRFEEQLKQRELGDEEAQMMDEDFITALEYGLPPTAGQGIGIDRLVMILTNSPSIREVIIFPTLRQKQ is encoded by the coding sequence ATGAGTGAAAGCTTGAAGAACATAAGAATTAACAAGATCCAAGATCTTGAGCGAATGAAAATAGAAGCCTACCCCTACAAATTTACTACCAACACCACCATAAAACAAACAAGAGAAAGATACGAACTTGACCCAAAAGAGATATCTGTTGGAGTGATAGGAAAGATTAAAAGAATCTCAAATACGGATGATGGGCTTATGATAAGACTTGAAGGCAATGAAAAGCAAATCACAGTCTATGTGAATAAAGAGTACGCTGGCGAATTTACAGAGAAAAAAAGTGGCGATGAGATTTTCATAAAAGGCAAGGTAAAAAGAGTGAATGATAACCTATCCATAGAATATGACCCAACTCTAGAGATACCCTTCCAAACTTCAATAGAAAGCATAGTAAACATGTTTGACATAGAGCCAAGCTATGAGGAAATATCAATAGCTGGTAGGATAGTAGCCATCAGAGACCAGGGAAAGGCAATATTTGCACATATAAGAGACATTGAGAGCAAAATACAGATCTACGTAAAGAAGGATATCGTCGGTGAGGATAAATTTAAACTGTTCAAGGATTTCGTTGATGTTGGAGATATAGTTGGAGTTAAGGGACGGATCTTTAGAACTAAAACTGGTGAACTTACAGTTGAAGTTGAACACTTTGAGATGCTATCAAAATGCCTTAATGAACTACCAGAAAAGTGGCACGGAGTGAAAGACCCTGAAGTAAGGTATAGACAAAGATACTTAGATCTTATCGCTAACCCTGAAATAGGTCAGATATTCACTAAAAGAGCGAAAATAATCAACAAGATAAGAGAATATTTTAACTCCAAGGGATTTTACGAAGTTGAAACTCCTATTTTAAGTCATATTGCAAGTGGAGCTTCAGCAAAGCCATTTACTACATACCACAACGCATTAGACCAGACCCTCTACCTAAGAATCGCCCCAGAACTCTTTCTCAAAAAACTTATTGTCGGCGGATTCACCAAGGTTTATGAAATCGGCAAAAATTTCAGAAACGAGGGAATAGACACTCAACACAATCCTGAGTTTACAATGATGGAGTTTTATGTAGCTTACTGGGATTATAATGACTTAATGACGTTTTCAGAAGAGTTTCTAAGCTGGCTTGTTGCTGAGATAAACGGAAGTCACAAAGTCAAGTTCGGAGAGTATGAAATAGACTTCACTCCTCCATTTAGAAGGATAAAGTATTTCGATTACCTCTACGAGCAAACAGGCAAAACCAAAGAATTCTTCCTAAATGAGGATAACACCAGAGACTTTGCAAGGAAGTTGGGGATAAAAGAAGATAAACTTACTTTTCCCAAGGTCATAGACAAAATATTCTCACACTTCTCCGAAGGCAAATTTATAAACCCAACATTTGTGACTGATTTTCCAAAAATCCTTTCACCTTTAGCCAAAACCCATCGTAGCGATCCGGACCTAGTTGAAAGATTTGAGCTTTTCGCTGGTGGACTTGAAATTTCAAATGCCTACACAGAGCTAAATGATCCTATTGATCAGAGAAAAAGATTTGAAGAACAACTCAAGCAAAGAGAACTAGGAGACGAAGAAGCACAGATGATGGACGAAGACTTTATCACTGCACTTGAATACGGACTACCACCTACTGCAGGACAAGGAATTGGAATTGATAGACTGGTAATGATACTAACAAACTCACCATCAATAAGGGAAGTCATCATCTTCCCAACACTCAGGCAAAAGCAATGA